From the Cerasicoccus sp. TK19100 genome, the window CCAAAATCGTCCCAATCGTCAAAGCCCATGCCCGAGGCATCATCGTCGGCCACGGCGGCAGCTTCGCCTTCGTCGACCGCAGCTTCTTCCGGTGCGGCGGGCGCTTCCTCTTCGGCCACGATCTCGCCGTCGTCGCTCAGGGCGATGTCAAATTCTTCGTCTTCATTGAGCATGGCCAAGGCACCGTCGTCGGCCACCGGCTCCGCCTCAGCCTGGGCAACAGCTTCCTCTTCTGGCTCCTCGCCAACGGCCTCTTCCTCCTCATCGGCGAGGTCTTCGTCGGTCAGGAATTCCGGCTCGGTGTCGTCGTCGGGCTCGTCGTTGGAAAGTTCCTCATCCAGTTCGGACAGCTCTTCTTCAAAGCGGGCATCCATCTGGCTAAAGTCCTCGCCATCGACTTCGGTGGATTCCGTTTCGGCCTCGGCCACTTCCTCATCCTCGGCCGTGTCTTCAACGACGATGTCCGGCTCCGCGCCTTCTTCGTCAGCGGCCGCATCTTCGTCTTCTTCCGGCAAGGAAGTGGTGATGATAAAATCGTCCTCTTCGGGGAGCTCTTCGTCATACTCCTCAGCGACGTCTTCCGCCGCATCGGGCTCAGCCCCATCAACAGGTTCTTCGGCCGCCTCTTCTTCGTCTGCCTCCTCTTCGTCATCGGCCATTTCATGCTCGATGATGGCGGCCGTTTCGGGGGCGACATTTTCCTCGACCTCGGCTTCAAGCACGCCGTCAAACGAATCCTCCGGCAGGTCCGTCTCTCCGACAGAGGCCGAGTCCTTGACCGGTGTTGCCGAGACCATCGACGCGGCGGTGTCCTGCATCAGGGCAACGAGCGTTTGGTAACGCACGGCCAAATCCCCCAAAAGCGTGACCTGCATCGGCAAGCCCTGCAGCTTGGAAAGCGCGCTATTGAGCTTGTCATGCTGCTTGTCACCCGTCATCGCGGCCTGCTCGGCAATGGCCTGGGCAAATTCTTCGCGCACGGAGTCCAGCTGCTCACGGAGCGCCGTCTTGAGCTCCTCGGGGTCAATGCCCGCTGCGGTGCCCGAGCCGCCCTTGATCTCCTTGATCCGCGACTCCATCCGCTCCAGCAAAGTCTCGAACGCCCCGGCAATCTCCGCATTGCGATCCGTCGCCTGCACCACCGACTCGCCAATTTCCTGGATGCCATAAAGCGCCTGCTCGATGCGTCGGGCGTTATCATCATTAGCCTGGCTGAGGTCGTATTCCTTCAGCTTGGCTGTCGTGCGGAATTCGATAAAAAAGGGCAAACAGGCCACCACGCCCCCCATAGCGACAAGGAAAAGCGTGCCCATGAACATCAAGGGCGTCAGGGGCCAATCGCTCCGAAACACGATCACTGCCGCAAAGAGCAGGAGGACCACGTCGAACACGATGAACGGTATTTTATTAATCTTCGGTAGCGGAACGTTTTCTTCGAAGGCCATAGGTCAATTTCGGTAAGCCTAGGAGTAGCCCGCGATTTCGCTGGAAGCAAGGAAACTTAGGTTCGTAGGCTCGAAAGTTTGTAAGTGAGAAGGTTTTTGACGCACAAAACATGAGCTATCAGCAGGACTCCTACGAATCACTAAAAGACGCCATGGTAATAAGATGCATCGAAATAGATCGGATACTCGCCATCCGCCGAAACCACTTTCCACTCATGAATGCATCTACCATCATTGCGATATGACCCGACAGACGTAGACGACTCAAGATTCTCCGTATGGTGCTCGATCCAATGGCGCTCGGCCCCCCGGCCTTGCGGGCTATTAAAGGTATCAATGAGAACCGCGTCGTCCAACGATCGCCCGCTATTACTACTTTAGGCGTAGAACCTCGCAACAAAATCATGACGCTCCCAGTAAACCGGCGTCAGCGAAGCCTGAACCTCATCCGCCAATACTGGAGCATCCGCACCTGGGAATCGGCAGCAGGCGGAGAAGCAAAGTGAAGCCAAAATAATGAGAATAAACTTCATATCGCTATCCCCAACCTTTCGAACATTCCAAACCTTCGAACATTCGAACATTCCCTGCGCTAGCGCGCGACGAATCCGGCCTTGCGCTGGACCTTGCCCAGCATCTTGAAGGCGCGCTTTTGGGCGGCGTCGTCGCCTCGCTTGATGACCTCGGTCAGGTATTTCTTGTCGGAAACCACGGCCTCGTATTTCTCGCGAACGGGCGCAAGCATCTCAGCGACGGCGTCAGCGACAGCGTCCTTGAAGTCCTTGTAACTGGCCTCGGCAAATTCCTTTTCGAGCTCTTCGACAGACTTGCCAGTCGCCACGCCAAGGATGCCGAGCAAGTTCGTCACGCCGGGTTTGTCATCGGTCGCACGGACACAGCCCGGCCCGGAATCGGAGTCCGTCACCGCGCTGCCGATCTTCTTGCGAATCGTTTTTTCGTCGTCGGTGATGTAGAGCGTCGAGGTCTGATTTTCGTCACTCTTGGACATCTTCTTGGTCGGGTTTTGCAGCGACATGATGCGTGCGCCCGTCTTCGGGATGAACAAGTCCGGCACCTTGAAGGTCTCTGAATAGGTAGAGTTAAACTTCTGCGCGAGGTCGCGGGTCAGCTCAAGGTGCTGCTTCTGGTCTTCGCCCACGGGCACGATGTCGGCATTGTAGAGGAGGATGTCCGCCGCCATGAGCACCGGGTATTGCAGGAGGCCGCTGCCAATGAAGGCTTGCTTGTCCTCGGCGCGAGCCTTGGCGGACTTGTCCTTAAACTGCGTCATACGCTCCAGCTGGCCCAGCGGGCACAGGCAGCTGAGGATCCACGCCAGCTCGGTGTGGCCAATGATGTGGCTTTGCACAAAGATGTTCGCCTTGTCCGGATCGATACCGCAGGCGATGTATTGCGCGATGCACTCCATGGTGTCGCGGCGGAGGTCCGCCGGCACGTAGGGCACAGTGATCGCGTGCATGTCGACGATGCCAAAGTAGCACTCGTAGCCGTCGAGGTAACGCGTCCAATTGCGCACGGCCCCGAGGTAATTGCCAAGGTGGAGTTTGCCGGTCGGTTGGGCGCAGGTCAGGACGACCTGCTGTGCTGTGGATGCGTCACTCATGATGTAAAACGTCCCATAAAGGCAAAGCCGGCGGCGGTTTCAACCGAAAAGGCCAACAGATCTGCGGCGGAAGCTAGTAGGGATCGCGAATTTCCACATTCGCATATACGCCATCTGAATGAAAAAGTGGTAGATAGTAAGCGAATGTGGAAATTCGCGATCCGCCCACCGCCACCTCTCCGCCAAACATCCGCCCTAAACCTACAGCTCTTCCACGCGTGTGCGGACCTCGCCGTCGGCGAAGTCCAGGCCGAGCAAGTCGCCCTTGGCGAGGCCTTCCTTACGCGTCACCACCCGCCCCTGCTGGTCACGGGCAATGGCGTAGCCGCGCTTCAAGGTCTGCTGCAAACTGACTCCCTCCAGACGTGCGCGCATCACCTCCAGCTGTTTGCGCTGGCGGCGGAGCTCCTCGCGGCTCGCGCGGTCGAAACGGCGCTGCAGCGCCACGAGTTGCTCGCCCAGATACCGAACACGTTTCTCCGGCGAGGACCCGGCGAACCGCTGACGTAGCAGACGCAAGTCACTGCCGCCCTCGGCAAGCTGCGCCTTGACCAGTGCCTCGAAGCGCGCGTGCAGCTCATCGAGCCGCAGTTGGGATTGCCGCACCTGTGCCTTGGGATGATGCAGTTGCAAGCGGCGCTGGAGAAGCTCCAGCTCGTGCCGCTGTGTCTTGAGCACCTCGTCGATGCCGTAGTTGAAATCGCGCCCCAACTCGCGCACGCGGTCGCGCAGCTCAATGAACTGGCTGCTGATCAGCTCGGCGGCGGCAGTCGGCGTTTCCGCGCGCTTGTCGGCGGCAAAGTCGCTAAGGGTGAAGTCGATCTCGTGCCCGACGGCGGAAATAATCGGCGTGGGCGAGGCCGCCACCGCGCGGGCAACAGCCTCTTCGTTAAAACACCACAGGTCCTCCAGGCTCCCGCCGCCGCGCATCACGACGATCAAATCCGCCTGGCCCCAGGCATGGATTTTTCGCAGCGCCTCGGTGATGTCGCCCACGGCGCCCTCCCCCTGCACTTTGGCTCCCGCGATGACCACGCGGCCACGCCAGTCGCGACGCTCAAGCACACGGCAAAAGTCCTGAATCGCCGCCCCGGTGGGCGAGGTGACCACGGCCACCGCTTTCGGCCAGGCCGGGATGGTGCGCTTGCGCTCGGCGTCGAACAACCCCTCGGCGGCGAGCTTCTTTTTCAGTTGCTCAAAGCGCTCCTGCAAGCGCCCCTGCCCGACTTCCATCACCGTGCGGCAAATCAACTGATAGGCACCGCGCGGCTCGTAAACA encodes:
- the trpS gene encoding tryptophan--tRNA ligase, which produces MSDASTAQQVVLTCAQPTGKLHLGNYLGAVRNWTRYLDGYECYFGIVDMHAITVPYVPADLRRDTMECIAQYIACGIDPDKANIFVQSHIIGHTELAWILSCLCPLGQLERMTQFKDKSAKARAEDKQAFIGSGLLQYPVLMAADILLYNADIVPVGEDQKQHLELTRDLAQKFNSTYSETFKVPDLFIPKTGARIMSLQNPTKKMSKSDENQTSTLYITDDEKTIRKKIGSAVTDSDSGPGCVRATDDKPGVTNLLGILGVATGKSVEELEKEFAEASYKDFKDAVADAVAEMLAPVREKYEAVVSDKKYLTEVIKRGDDAAQKRAFKMLGKVQRKAGFVAR
- the xseA gene encoding exodeoxyribonuclease VII large subunit gives rise to the protein MALSPKQQAEDSISVGEFTRRVRALLTKNIPPCWVQGEVSNLRRQASGHVYFTLKDDASQLPCVLFRMDAMRQTIDLRDGLAVQVHGGIDVYEPRGAYQLICRTVMEVGQGRLQERFEQLKKKLAAEGLFDAERKRTIPAWPKAVAVVTSPTGAAIQDFCRVLERRDWRGRVVIAGAKVQGEGAVGDITEALRKIHAWGQADLIVVMRGGGSLEDLWCFNEEAVARAVAASPTPIISAVGHEIDFTLSDFAADKRAETPTAAAELISSQFIELRDRVRELGRDFNYGIDEVLKTQRHELELLQRRLQLHHPKAQVRQSQLRLDELHARFEALVKAQLAEGGSDLRLLRQRFAGSSPEKRVRYLGEQLVALQRRFDRASREELRRQRKQLEVMRARLEGVSLQQTLKRGYAIARDQQGRVVTRKEGLAKGDLLGLDFADGEVRTRVEEL